In a single window of the Sulfurimonas sp. hsl 1-7 genome:
- a CDS encoding c-type cytochrome, which yields MDTIGQFPLFYFPEYGSAWMMGITGTIHILASHTSVGAAMLFAFLAYKGYKENTTEYLPYMKKYGMFLLIFSYVIGSITGPGIWYTATAASPRGISALIHNFVWVWATEWVFFVYEVIGVFAVVYFINKVDIRTHLKLTYTFALASVGTLALIIGIISFMMWPGNEAFYLSGSASDGFFGINTFPHMFLRIGFMIMMSGVIGLVIASAMKKENLELSRELTKKMGYVSLLGGFVTMFFFMWYMGTLPENAHAVFNVSKESILQSRIILTIVFSLYFILAIAKPNFINPIFASTMIVVILIAGLWPGEKLRESMRKPYVAGQYMYSNQIVSRDVPGKGIKSELPVIAEKGLLQVNPFIPDNLRVITAENKLEAGKLLAKLSCSNCHSLEKTGVYRPLKDRLTGMDKDGIKSILYAIGAGGISYMPKLQLPEHEYDAIAEYLASQHY from the coding sequence GTGGATACAATAGGACAATTTCCATTGTTTTATTTTCCGGAGTATGGAAGTGCTTGGATGATGGGTATTACAGGTACTATACACATTTTAGCGTCACATACTTCTGTCGGTGCGGCAATGTTATTTGCCTTTTTAGCTTATAAAGGGTACAAGGAAAATACTACAGAGTATTTACCGTATATGAAAAAATACGGGATGTTTTTACTTATCTTCTCATATGTTATAGGTTCTATCACAGGGCCGGGGATTTGGTATACGGCAACAGCCGCGAGTCCAAGAGGAATTAGTGCACTTATACATAACTTCGTATGGGTATGGGCAACAGAATGGGTGTTTTTTGTTTATGAGGTTATAGGTGTTTTTGCCGTTGTATATTTTATTAATAAAGTAGATATACGTACACATCTAAAACTGACATATACATTTGCACTTGCTTCGGTTGGAACACTTGCCTTAATCATCGGTATTATCAGTTTTATGATGTGGCCTGGTAATGAAGCATTTTACTTAAGCGGAAGTGCTAGTGACGGTTTCTTTGGAATAAATACATTCCCGCATATGTTTTTAAGAATCGGTTTTATGATTATGATGTCTGGTGTTATTGGTCTTGTGATTGCAAGTGCTATGAAAAAAGAGAACTTAGAACTTTCACGCGAGTTGACTAAAAAAATGGGCTATGTAAGTTTACTTGGTGGTTTTGTTACGATGTTCTTTTTTATGTGGTATATGGGAACTTTACCGGAAAATGCTCATGCAGTATTTAATGTTTCAAAAGAGAGTATTCTTCAAAGTAGAATTATACTTACAATAGTCTTTTCACTCTACTTTATACTGGCTATTGCCAAACCAAACTTTATCAATCCTATTTTTGCTTCAACAATGATTGTAGTAATTTTAATCGCAGGACTTTGGCCAGGTGAGAAATTACGTGAATCAATGAGAAAACCTTACGTTGCAGGTCAATATATGTACTCAAACCAGATTGTAAGCCGTGATGTTCCAGGAAAAGGGATCAAAAGTGAGTTACCTGTTATTGCTGAAAAAGGATTATTACAAGTAAATCCTTTTATTCCTGATAACTTAAGAGTGATCACTGCTGAGAATAAACTTGAAGCCGGAAAACTTTTAGCAAAACTATCCTGCTCAAACTGTCATTCATTAGAAAAAACAGGGGTATATAGACCGTTAAAAGATAGATTAACCGGTATGGATAAAGATGGAATAAAATCTATCCTTTATGCAATAGGTGCAGGCGGAATCTCTTATATGCCGAAACTTCAATTGCCAGAACATGAATACGATGCGATTGCAGAGTATCTTGCATCACAACACTACTAA
- a CDS encoding GGDEF domain-containing protein, producing MLLALAIATIVNVSLNFREYSIKGATEKATMTAAIVKDGLTAHMVNDMMDKRQYFLDQISNNHSEVKSLWIVRSPLVTKQYGQGFSSETLRDEIDKETLQSGKIVQTIQEGTDSIILRVSVPYIATTSQPNCLQCHNVQRGETLGAISMEFDITNMRNAGMVTILKILAINLGFIVIVLFLLNHYVSPYMKLFSSMQEGITKAYSGDFTHTFFTNVKGDARNIAEQLNTLFSKMQETFGNIKYNLSTFIPQGCVASKDPLQEAKSIIGELSDIYKFKKTIELDLDKETVYKRFIDALEYKFDIHEFAFYQVNQSTHERKLIYSSTDKAMCSDHVNHNASLCRAFRTQSDVISTEYIDLCQACHKQDGFYVCIPFSINDDYSIVLNIAAKNESEVSQINAKTPSIKNYLEAAKPVIESRILTAKLRDTSLRDGMTGLYNRRFLEEFIDQVISQANRKDETYTVLMLDVDFFKMVNDTYGHDLGDKVIVELANVLKKSIREADLAIRYGGEEFLILLHNATAEGALNVAAKIHQSFAALTFDVGMGETMKKTISIGIAKYPDDADSIWKTIKFADTALYEAKNTGRNKIVEFQADMFKGEDF from the coding sequence ATGTTGCTAGCATTAGCTATTGCTACAATAGTAAATGTATCTCTAAATTTTAGAGAATACAGTATTAAAGGTGCTACTGAAAAAGCAACTATGACGGCTGCTATAGTAAAAGACGGTTTAACTGCACATATGGTAAACGATATGATGGATAAACGTCAATACTTCTTAGACCAGATCTCCAACAATCATAGTGAAGTAAAATCTTTATGGATTGTACGTTCACCACTTGTAACTAAACAATACGGTCAAGGTTTTTCAAGTGAAACACTTCGTGACGAAATAGATAAAGAGACGCTGCAAAGCGGTAAAATAGTGCAAACTATTCAAGAGGGAACAGATTCAATTATTTTAAGAGTCTCAGTTCCTTATATTGCAACAACATCTCAACCAAACTGTTTACAGTGTCATAATGTACAAAGAGGTGAAACGCTCGGTGCGATCAGTATGGAGTTTGACATTACAAATATGCGTAATGCCGGAATGGTTACTATCTTAAAAATTCTTGCGATCAACCTTGGATTTATCGTAATCGTATTATTTTTACTTAACCATTATGTATCTCCGTATATGAAACTTTTCTCAAGTATGCAAGAGGGTATTACAAAAGCATACAGCGGTGACTTTACACATACATTTTTTACTAATGTAAAAGGTGACGCAAGAAACATTGCAGAACAACTCAATACTCTTTTTAGCAAGATGCAAGAGACATTTGGAAATATCAAATACAACCTCTCTACCTTTATCCCTCAAGGGTGTGTCGCTTCAAAAGATCCTCTGCAGGAAGCAAAATCTATTATAGGTGAACTCTCGGATATCTATAAATTTAAAAAGACTATTGAACTAGACCTCGATAAAGAGACTGTTTACAAAAGATTTATTGATGCGCTTGAGTATAAATTTGATATTCATGAGTTTGCATTCTACCAAGTCAATCAATCTACTCATGAGAGAAAACTGATCTATTCATCTACAGATAAAGCAATGTGTAGCGATCATGTAAATCACAATGCAAGCTTATGCCGTGCTTTTAGAACACAATCAGATGTAATCTCTACAGAGTATATTGATCTGTGTCAAGCATGTCATAAACAAGACGGTTTTTATGTTTGTATCCCTTTTAGTATCAATGATGACTATAGTATAGTACTTAACATAGCAGCAAAAAATGAGAGTGAAGTTAGTCAGATTAATGCGAAAACACCTAGTATAAAGAACTATCTAGAAGCTGCGAAACCTGTAATTGAGAGTAGAATTCTTACAGCAAAACTGCGTGATACATCTTTAAGAGACGGGATGACAGGTTTATACAATAGAAGATTTTTAGAAGAGTTTATCGATCAAGTTATCTCTCAAGCAAATCGTAAAGATGAAACATACACAGTATTAATGCTTGATGTCGACTTCTTTAAAATGGTAAATGACACCTATGGACACGATCTGGGTGATAAAGTTATTGTAGAGCTTGCAAACGTTCTCAAAAAAAGTATACGCGAAGCTGATCTGGCAATACGTTACGGTGGAGAAGAGTTCTTAATACTACTTCACAATGCAACAGCTGAAGGTGCTTTAAATGTTGCTGCAAAAATCCACCAGTCATTTGCTGCACTTACTTTTGATGTTGGAATGGGTGAAACGATGAAAAAGACTATTAGTATCGGTATTGCAAAATACCCTGATGATGCAGACAGCATTTGGAAAACAATCAAATTTGCAGATACTGCCTTGTACGAAGCAAAAAATACTGGTAGAAATAAAATAGTAGAGTTCCAAGCAGATATGTTTAAAGGGGAGGATTTCTAA
- the thiC gene encoding phosphomethylpyrimidine synthase ThiC, which produces MRSSWVKERENDPVRTQMYYAKKGIITQEMEYVAKIEDLSPELVRSEIARGRLIIPANVNHTALEPMAIGLAAKCKINANIGSSAIASDVQGEIEKVQVSQHYKADTAMDLSTGGDLDEIRKAVIENSKIPIGTVPIYQILHDVNNKIEDLSIEVMLEVLERQAKQGVSYFTIHAGFLLETMPKVAKRKMGIVSRGGSLMAAWMMHYHRENPFYTAFDDILDICAKYDVSLSLGDSLRPGCLADASDDAQLGELKVLGELTLRAWEKNVQVMIEGPGHVPLNQIERNMKIQRELCHEAPFYILGPLVTDIAAGYDHISSAIGAAVGGWHGASMLCYVTPKEHLGLPNADDVREGIIAYKIAAHAADIARGRKGARDVDDEMSDARYTFDWEKQFELALDSERAREYHDETLPQDVFKEAEFCSMCGPKFCSYKITQDIMDNPEAIAKIAEEAKLAEAH; this is translated from the coding sequence ATGAGATCTTCATGGGTAAAAGAGCGTGAGAACGATCCTGTTAGAACACAGATGTATTACGCTAAAAAAGGCATCATTACACAAGAGATGGAATATGTCGCAAAAATCGAAGACTTGTCTCCTGAACTAGTTCGTAGTGAGATAGCTCGTGGAAGACTTATTATCCCAGCTAATGTGAATCACACTGCACTAGAACCGATGGCTATCGGTCTTGCAGCTAAATGTAAGATTAATGCAAACATCGGTTCATCTGCAATAGCATCAGATGTTCAGGGTGAGATAGAAAAAGTTCAAGTATCACAGCACTATAAAGCAGATACGGCAATGGACCTCTCAACTGGCGGAGATCTTGATGAGATCAGAAAAGCGGTTATCGAAAACTCTAAGATACCTATAGGTACGGTACCAATTTATCAAATTTTACACGATGTAAATAATAAGATTGAAGACCTTTCAATTGAAGTTATGCTTGAAGTATTAGAGCGTCAAGCTAAGCAGGGTGTATCTTACTTTACTATTCATGCAGGTTTCTTACTTGAAACTATGCCGAAAGTTGCTAAGCGTAAGATGGGTATCGTATCTCGCGGTGGTTCATTAATGGCTGCTTGGATGATGCATTACCATAGAGAAAATCCTTTCTATACGGCATTTGACGATATCTTAGATATCTGTGCAAAATATGACGTGTCTTTATCATTAGGTGATTCACTTCGTCCGGGTTGTTTAGCAGATGCTTCTGATGATGCACAACTTGGTGAGCTAAAAGTACTAGGTGAATTAACACTTCGTGCTTGGGAGAAAAATGTTCAAGTTATGATCGAGGGTCCTGGTCACGTTCCGTTGAATCAGATTGAGCGTAATATGAAGATTCAAAGAGAGCTTTGTCATGAGGCACCTTTTTATATTCTTGGACCTTTAGTTACTGATATCGCTGCGGGATATGATCATATCTCTTCTGCAATCGGTGCAGCTGTTGGTGGATGGCATGGAGCTTCAATGCTTTGTTACGTTACGCCAAAAGAGCACTTAGGTCTTCCAAATGCTGATGATGTTCGTGAAGGTATCATCGCTTATAAAATTGCAGCTCACGCTGCTGACATTGCTCGTGGACGTAAAGGCGCGAGAGATGTTGATGATGAGATGAGTGATGCACGTTATACATTCGACTGGGAAAAACAGTTTGAATTAGCACTTGATAGTGAACGTGCTCGTGAGTACCATGATGAGACTCTTCCTCAAGATGTATTTAAAGAAGCAGAATTCTGTTCTATGTGTGGACCGAAATTCTGTTCATATAAAATTACACAAGATATTATGGATAATCCTGAAGCGATCGCAAAAATCGCTGAAGAAGCAAAGTTAGCGGAAGCTCACTAA
- the glmS gene encoding glutamine--fructose-6-phosphate transaminase (isomerizing): MCGIVGYIGKNNTKEILLDGLKELEYRGYDSAGIAVLSDGEFNNFKAVGKLVNLEEKTKDFKTEHFAVGIGHTRWATHGKPTELNAHPHLGECSYVVHNGIIENYAELKKELESDGVKFLSQTDTEVIVHQFEKNLKTATSEFEAFEQTISQLQGAYAILLVTKSKEDTIFFAKLGSPMLVGRNKENEKYFASSDTPLIGHCEDVNYFDDGDYGYVTPNEIKIFNKNKQEKQPHFTKLSTNKLSAQKDGFRFFMEKEIYEQSNVITDTLLGRLGTDDVIFEELDPELFNGINEIKLCACGTSYHAALSASYLFERYARVKTSVEIASEFRYREPIMTEDTLFVAISQSGETADTLETLKMAKNAGLKTLTICNVDNSSMVRLSDATILTRAGVEKGVASTKAFATQVTIFWMLSLHLANLRGTLDKTEIAKQIELIRQVPASVKVRDEIHEKIKRLSKRYLHGHGFFFIGRDIFYPLALEGALKLKEISYLHAEGYPSGEMKHGPIALADPELFTIALLPEHMLYEKSKSNVEELSARDSTICAISPLQFEKADDFIATKKHESYMLEFFEMMVVVQLLSLEVSIRLGNDVDMPRNLAKSVTVE; this comes from the coding sequence ATGTGTGGAATAGTCGGTTATATAGGAAAAAATAATACAAAAGAGATTTTATTAGACGGTTTAAAAGAACTTGAATACAGAGGATATGACTCAGCGGGAATTGCAGTTTTAAGCGATGGTGAATTTAACAATTTCAAAGCTGTAGGGAAGTTAGTCAATCTTGAAGAAAAAACAAAAGATTTTAAAACAGAACATTTTGCAGTGGGTATCGGACATACAAGATGGGCTACGCACGGAAAACCGACAGAGCTAAATGCACACCCCCATTTGGGTGAATGTTCTTACGTAGTTCATAACGGTATTATTGAAAATTATGCAGAACTAAAAAAAGAGTTGGAAAGTGATGGTGTAAAGTTTTTAAGCCAGACAGATACGGAAGTGATCGTACACCAATTTGAAAAAAACCTAAAAACTGCTACATCTGAATTTGAGGCGTTTGAACAAACAATTTCTCAGCTTCAAGGTGCGTATGCTATCTTACTTGTTACAAAATCAAAAGAAGATACTATATTTTTTGCAAAGTTAGGTTCACCTATGCTTGTGGGAAGAAATAAAGAGAACGAAAAATATTTTGCATCATCAGATACTCCACTAATCGGTCATTGTGAGGATGTCAACTATTTTGATGACGGAGATTATGGCTACGTTACACCAAATGAGATCAAAATTTTCAATAAAAATAAACAAGAAAAACAACCTCATTTTACAAAACTCTCAACTAATAAACTCTCGGCACAAAAAGACGGATTTAGATTTTTTATGGAAAAAGAGATCTATGAACAAAGTAATGTTATTACAGATACTTTACTTGGAAGACTCGGAACTGATGATGTAATATTTGAAGAACTTGACCCAGAACTCTTTAATGGGATTAATGAGATCAAACTGTGTGCCTGTGGAACAAGTTACCACGCAGCACTCTCGGCTTCATATCTGTTTGAACGTTATGCAAGAGTGAAAACATCTGTTGAAATTGCAAGTGAATTTAGATATCGTGAACCGATCATGACAGAAGATACACTGTTTGTCGCTATCTCTCAAAGCGGTGAAACTGCCGATACATTAGAAACATTAAAAATGGCAAAAAATGCCGGTTTAAAAACTCTTACTATATGTAATGTAGACAACTCTTCTATGGTAAGACTTTCAGATGCAACGATTTTAACGCGTGCAGGTGTTGAAAAAGGGGTTGCATCAACAAAAGCATTTGCTACACAGGTAACTATTTTTTGGATGTTATCACTTCATCTGGCAAACCTCAGAGGTACGTTAGATAAAACAGAGATCGCAAAACAGATTGAACTTATCCGTCAGGTTCCGGCTTCAGTAAAAGTACGCGATGAGATCCATGAAAAGATTAAAAGACTCTCGAAAAGATATCTACACGGTCATGGATTTTTCTTTATAGGAAGAGATATCTTCTATCCGTTAGCACTAGAAGGTGCTTTAAAGCTCAAAGAGATCTCATATCTTCATGCAGAAGGTTATCCAAGCGGAGAGATGAAACATGGACCTATTGCACTTGCCGATCCGGAACTTTTTACAATTGCTTTACTCCCTGAACATATGCTATATGAGAAATCAAAAAGCAATGTTGAAGAGCTCAGCGCACGAGATTCAACAATTTGTGCTATCAGTCCGTTACAATTTGAAAAGGCAGACGACTTTATTGCAACAAAAAAGCACGAATCTTACATGTTAGAGTTTTTTGAGATGATGGTTGTGGTACAATTGTTGTCATTAGAGGTTTCTATAAGATTAGGTAATGATGTTGACATGCCAAGGAACCTAGCAAAAAGCGTTACAGTGGAGTAG
- a CDS encoding bifunctional 2-C-methyl-D-erythritol 4-phosphate cytidylyltransferase/2-C-methyl-D-erythritol 2,4-cyclodiphosphate synthase: MSNLTLVLLAAGNSTRFEMEVKKQWLRIEDKPLWYYVAKNFEKTQKFSKIIIVASDDDINFMKNYASYHFVTGGTTRQQSLKNALSHVQSEYVLVSDIARACVSEELLNKIIDNHADADCVVPYLKATDTIVYDDTTIDRDKVKRLQTPQLSKTEVLQSALETDKEFTDESSAIVAHGGSRKFILGDEQAHKITYIEDLNKIPCLDAPSNDILSGNGFDVHAFDTKGEMWLGGVKIDSDFGFKAHSDGDVAIHSLIDALLGAAGMGDIGMMFPDNDDQYKGIDSKELLKRVVSKINNFGYVIVNVDLTIAAQKPRIGSYKDKMRETLSSVMQIEKSKINIKATTTEKLGFIGRAEGVGVWSNANLKYFNWKI; encoded by the coding sequence TTGTCTAACTTGACACTTGTATTACTTGCTGCTGGAAACTCCACTAGATTTGAGATGGAGGTTAAAAAGCAATGGTTACGTATTGAAGATAAACCGTTATGGTACTATGTTGCGAAAAACTTTGAAAAGACACAAAAATTTTCAAAGATTATTATTGTTGCTTCAGATGATGATATCAATTTTATGAAAAACTATGCTTCATACCATTTTGTAACAGGTGGAACAACAAGACAACAATCGCTCAAAAATGCGTTATCTCATGTTCAGAGTGAATATGTTTTAGTAAGTGATATTGCCAGAGCATGTGTAAGCGAAGAACTTTTAAACAAAATTATAGATAATCATGCCGATGCCGACTGCGTTGTTCCTTACCTCAAAGCAACAGATACTATAGTGTATGATGATACTACTATAGATAGAGACAAAGTCAAACGTCTGCAGACACCGCAACTCTCAAAAACAGAAGTTTTACAAAGTGCTCTTGAAACAGACAAAGAGTTTACTGATGAAAGTAGTGCTATCGTTGCACATGGTGGTTCAAGAAAATTTATTTTAGGTGATGAACAAGCACATAAGATCACCTACATTGAAGATCTGAATAAGATACCGTGTCTAGATGCACCGTCAAATGATATTTTAAGTGGAAATGGATTTGATGTTCATGCTTTTGATACTAAAGGTGAAATGTGGCTTGGCGGAGTGAAGATTGACTCTGATTTTGGATTTAAGGCACATAGTGACGGAGATGTAGCGATACATTCCCTTATAGATGCCCTGCTCGGTGCTGCCGGAATGGGTGATATAGGTATGATGTTTCCTGATAATGACGATCAATACAAAGGGATAGACTCAAAAGAGTTACTCAAAAGAGTTGTCTCAAAAATAAATAACTTTGGCTATGTAATAGTCAATGTTGATCTCACTATTGCGGCACAAAAGCCACGCATAGGTTCGTACAAAGATAAGATGAGAGAAACTCTTTCATCTGTTATGCAGATTGAAAAATCTAAGATCAATATAAAAGCAACAACTACTGAAAAGCTCGGATTTATAGGAAGAGCTGAAGGTGTTGGTGTTTGGTCAAATGCAAATTTAAAATATTTTAATTGGAAGATATAA
- a CDS encoding Mrp/NBP35 family ATP-binding protein: MTEEIVKSALSKVMYPGFTKDIVTFGFVKDIVISGTDVSCTVDITSSAPEVAQQITDEATTELKRAGAANVNVNIKAPVMPRESSSRGKNIAPQVKNFLMVSSGKGGVGKSTTSVNVAVSLAKMGKKVGLLDADIYGPNVPRMLGVSDVKPEVNGNKVLPIKAYGIEMMSMGSLMEEGQSLIWRGAMIMKAIEQFLRDILWSELDVLVIDMPPGTGDAQLTLAQSVPVTAGLTVTTPQSVSLDDSRRSLDMFKKLNIPIAGVIENMSGFIAPDTGVEYDIFGKGTSEPMAKEFDTEIISEIPIEPAIRTGGDEGKPVSFVAPESESAKRYMKAAESIWAFIEDINAKGGVDNAAVQPTTPPGVSACSTGGASSAAPQQSSGGSCGTGCGCH; encoded by the coding sequence ATGACTGAAGAAATTGTAAAATCAGCACTTTCAAAAGTTATGTATCCGGGTTTTACTAAGGATATCGTAACTTTTGGATTTGTAAAAGATATCGTAATTAGCGGAACTGATGTTAGCTGTACTGTTGACATCACTTCATCAGCTCCTGAAGTAGCACAGCAAATCACTGACGAAGCTACTACTGAGTTAAAAAGAGCGGGAGCTGCAAATGTAAACGTAAACATTAAAGCACCTGTAATGCCGAGAGAATCTTCTTCTCGTGGTAAAAACATCGCTCCACAAGTGAAAAACTTCCTAATGGTAAGTTCTGGTAAAGGTGGTGTTGGGAAATCAACAACATCTGTAAATGTTGCTGTTTCACTTGCTAAGATGGGTAAAAAAGTTGGTCTTTTAGATGCAGATATCTATGGTCCAAACGTTCCTCGTATGCTTGGTGTATCTGATGTAAAACCTGAAGTGAACGGAAATAAAGTACTTCCTATTAAAGCATACGGTATCGAGATGATGTCTATGGGTTCACTTATGGAAGAGGGACAATCTTTAATCTGGCGTGGTGCTATGATCATGAAAGCGATCGAGCAGTTCTTACGTGACATTTTATGGTCAGAGTTAGATGTATTAGTTATCGATATGCCACCGGGAACTGGTGACGCTCAGCTTACTTTAGCGCAAAGTGTACCTGTAACTGCCGGTTTAACAGTTACAACTCCACAAAGCGTATCTTTAGATGATTCTCGCCGTTCATTAGATATGTTCAAAAAACTGAACATTCCTATTGCAGGTGTTATTGAAAACATGAGTGGATTCATCGCTCCGGATACTGGTGTAGAATACGATATTTTCGGTAAAGGTACATCTGAGCCAATGGCAAAAGAGTTCGATACTGAAATCATCTCTGAGATCCCTATTGAACCAGCTATTAGAACTGGTGGTGACGAAGGGAAACCTGTAAGTTTTGTAGCACCTGAGAGTGAAAGTGCAAAACGTTATATGAAAGCTGCTGAGTCTATCTGGGCTTTCATTGAAGATATCAATGCAAAAGGTGGTGTTGATAACGCTGCCGTTCAACCAACTACGCCTCCAGGTGTAAGTGCATGTTCAACAGGTGGAGCTTCGTCAGCTGCCCCACAACAATCTAGCGGCGGAAGCTGCGGAACAGGATGTGGTTGTCACTAA
- a CDS encoding response regulator, with product MKILIIENEVYLAQSIATKLGELGHVCEMCTSTKDAIRGNNYDVVLLSTNINGQDFNPVIETFKNSIVILMVSYISNDTVSKPLSAGAKDYILKPFMIEELVRKIDHYQDYERLKKRNLAYEKYLDYTFANAKNEISLENVELPLFISSNFQKYADAFAFEYARVQNLPIHFVTLSDPKALTEIENLPQNSIIYLIDYQALKKTDKKTFCELIADKKAIISSTDKIDEVEHRVVEIKSESNVFDKNEILPIEDYVKYIVLNYQDKYPDTELSKKLGISRKSLWEKRKKYDIIKKK from the coding sequence GTGAAGATATTAATTATAGAAAACGAAGTATATTTAGCACAAAGTATAGCAACAAAGCTAGGTGAACTTGGACATGTATGTGAGATGTGTACATCAACAAAAGATGCGATTCGTGGCAACAACTACGACGTGGTACTTTTATCTACCAATATAAATGGTCAAGATTTCAATCCTGTTATAGAGACATTTAAAAACTCTATTGTTATTTTAATGGTTTCTTACATTAGTAATGACACTGTTTCAAAACCGTTAAGTGCCGGAGCAAAAGACTACATATTAAAACCGTTTATGATCGAAGAACTTGTAAGAAAGATAGATCATTATCAAGACTATGAAAGACTAAAAAAACGTAATTTAGCGTATGAGAAGTATCTAGATTATACATTTGCAAATGCTAAAAATGAGATCTCTTTAGAAAATGTTGAACTTCCACTTTTTATCTCTTCAAATTTTCAAAAATATGCAGATGCTTTTGCATTTGAATATGCCAGAGTACAGAACCTACCTATACATTTCGTAACACTTAGTGATCCAAAAGCGTTAACAGAGATCGAAAACCTCCCACAAAACAGTATAATTTATCTTATAGATTATCAGGCTTTGAAAAAAACCGATAAAAAAACTTTTTGTGAACTGATAGCAGATAAAAAAGCAATTATATCTTCAACGGATAAAATTGATGAAGTTGAGCACAGGGTTGTTGAGATAAAAAGTGAGAGTAATGTATTTGATAAAAATGAAATACTCCCAATTGAAGACTATGTAAAATATATAGTATTAAATTATCAAGATAAGTATCCTGACACTGAACTCTCGAAAAAGCTAGGTATCAGTCGTAAAAGCTTATGGGAGAAACGTAAGAAATATGACATCATCAAGAAAAAATAA